From the Paramormyrops kingsleyae isolate MSU_618 chromosome 7, PKINGS_0.4, whole genome shotgun sequence genome, one window contains:
- the aggf1 gene encoding angiogenic factor with G patch and FHA domains 1 isoform X4, producing the protein MYMCMLRIRGEKMATNGDDGSESELTELQAKVKALKKKLKTCKSELHRLQKKLSKTEHQHKNTERYNEDLRKQVNKLSAEIHERKKKEKNRTNAETQTDDYSWTESDYYNYYYGGYYQSGNEPSAAQEDSKCEATLESHKPAEACPDSTESAPESSSVAVEDGTASKSEETNGTSIADMIRATAEEAVSQTGFVFDETSGMYYDHSTGFYYDSTSQLYYDANTGMYYYYDAESGRYQFHSRVDMQPYQATAESNHDKKGKKRKGTEKSSVKDKVQEVTNSMANMKIGSVGKIPPSKAFEEAWPPCVRVTVVRSPVMETGTLYIITADTPATIGREKDMDHTIRIPEMGVSKFHAEVRFDQDLQCYVLVDQGSQNGTVINGNRILQPKSKSDPCVLAHGDEVKMGDTVLSFHIHPGSDTCDGCEPGQVFAHLSRHRREEAGGPIMGKEDKEFQRQKELKQMKVKYGLTNSEYDGTKALKNPRYKDRAEERRQVVGSEGTFQREDAPSSVDVEISDANKGRKMLEKMGWKKGEGLGKDGAGMKDPIQLQVRKSQAGLGVNASVSVDDLTLPKSKSKKNWEKARERFADTCRTPSTSVKKDQHKPKSWVKSETNEPSNSI; encoded by the exons ATGTACATGTGTATGTTAAGAATACGAG GTGAAAAAATGGCAACAAATGGAGATGATGGATCAGAGTCAGAGCTCACGGAGCTCCAAGCGAAAGTGAAGGCACTGAAGAAGAAGCTGAAAACTTGTAAAAGTGAGTTACACAGGTTACAGAAGAAACTCAGCAAGACAGAACATCAGCACAAGAACACAGAACGATATAACGAAGACTTAAGAAAGCAG gTTAATAAATTAAGTGCAGAAATCCATGAAcgaaagaagaaagaaaagaacagaacaaatgcTGAGACTCAAACCGATGATTATTCCTGGACGGAATCAG ATTACTACAACTACTACTATGGAGGTTATTACCAGAGCGGAAACGAGCCTTCAGCAGCACAAGAGGATTCAAAGTGTGAAGCCACTCTGGAAAGCCACAAGCCGGCGGAGGCGTGTCCGGATTCTACAGAAAGTGCCCCGGAGAGCAGCAGTGTGGCAGTGGAGGATGGCACTGCCTCCAAATCTGAG GAGACCAATGGCACCTCAATTGCTGACATGATCCGGGCTACGGCTGAAGAAGCAGTGTCTCAGACAGGATTTGTTTTCGATGAAACATCTGGGATGTATTACGACCACAGTACAGGCTTCTACTATGATTCG ACCAGCCAGCTGTACTATGATGCCAACACTGGGATGTATTATTACTATGACGCGGAGAGTGGGCGGTACCAGTTTCACTCTAGAGTGGACATGCAGCCTTATCAGGCCACGGCGGAGTCGAACCATGACAAAAAGGGCAAAAAAAGGAAAGGAACTGAAAAATCTTCTGTGAAAGATAAG GTACAAGAAGTGACTAACTCAATGGCTAATATGAAGATTGGCTCAGTAGGAAAAATTCCTCCAAGTAAAG CTTTTGAAGAAGCATGGCCACCCTGTGTGAGGGTGACGGTTGTCCGCTCGCCAGTGATGGAGACGGGAACCCTGTACATCATCACCGCTGACACCCCGGCGACCATTGGCAG AGAGAAGGACATGGATCATACCATCCGAATACCTGAAATGGGTGTCAGCAAG TTCCATGCTGAGGTGCGTTTTGACCAGGATCTGCAGTGCTATGTACTGGTGGACCAGGGGAGCCAGAATGGGACCGTTATTAATGGGAACAGGATTCTCCAA CCTAAATCCAAGTCTGATCCCTGTGTACTGGCTCATGGTGATGAGGTCAAGATGGGGGACACCGTCCTGTCCTTCCACATCCACCCAGGAAGTGACACGTGCGACGGCTGTGAGCCCGGCCAGGTCTTCGCTCACCTCAGCCGCCACAGGAGGGAGGAGGCAGGGG GACCAATAATGGGCAAAGAGGACAAAGAATTCCAGAGGCAGAAGGAACTTAAACAGATGAAAGTGAAATATGGCCTGACT AACAGCGAGTACGATGGTACCAAAGCCCTGAAGAACCCCAGGTACAAAGACCGTGCAGAAGAGCGCCGCCAAGTGGTGGGAAGCGAGGGGACCTTCCAAAGAGAAGATGCCCCATCCTCTGTTGATGT ggaAATCAGTGATGCTAACAAAGGACGGAAAATGCTGGAGAAAATGGGCTGGAAGAAGGGTGAAGGGCTTGGGAAGGATGGAGCAGGAATGAAAGATCCG ATTCAGCTTCAGGTCAGGAAGTCACAAGCCGGACTTGGGGTTAACGCCTCTGTATCAGTGGATGACCTGACCTTGCCTAAGTCCAAGAGCAAGAAGAACTGGGAGAAAGCTAGGGAAAGGTTCGCTGACACTTGCCGGACGCCGAGCACCTCTGTTAAGAAAGACCAACACAAGCCGAAGTCGTGGGTTAAAAGTGAAACAAATGAGCCATCAAATAGTATCTGA
- the aggf1 gene encoding angiogenic factor with G patch and FHA domains 1 isoform X3: protein MATNGDDGSESELTELQAKVKALKKKLKTCKSELHRLQKKLSKTEHQHKNTERYNEDLRKQVNKLSAEIHERKKKEKNRTNAETQTDDYSWTESDYYNYYYGGYYQSGNEPSAAQEDSKCEATLESHKPAEACPDSTESAPESSSVAVEDGTASKSEETNGTSIADMIRATAEEAVSQTGFVFDETSGMYYDHSTGFYYDSTSQLYYDANTGMYYYYDAESGRYQFHSRVDMQPYQATAESNHDKKGKKRKGTEKSSVKDKSLKGETEAGECQGRKLEQKRKKAGRRSRSPDLSEDGEITEERESQKAPQRVGRDRERSRDLSSESEPEEGEIRESDREQDSLSEPSGSDGSGSEGDGPEAFEEAWPPCVRVTVVRSPVMETGTLYIITADTPATIGREKDMDHTIRIPEMGVSKFHAEVRFDQDLQCYVLVDQGSQNGTVINGNRILQPKSKSDPCVLAHGDEVKMGDTVLSFHIHPGSDTCDGCEPGQVFAHLSRHRREEAGGPIMGKEDKEFQRQKELKQMKVKYGLTNSEYDGTKALKNPRYKDRAEERRQVVGSEGTFQREDAPSSVDVEISDANKGRKMLEKMGWKKGEGLGKDGAGMKDPIQLQVRKSQAGLGVNASVSVDDLTLPKSKSKKNWEKARERFADTCRTPSTSVKKDQHKPKSWVKSETNEPSNSI, encoded by the exons ATGGCAACAAATGGAGATGATGGATCAGAGTCAGAGCTCACGGAGCTCCAAGCGAAAGTGAAGGCACTGAAGAAGAAGCTGAAAACTTGTAAAAGTGAGTTACACAGGTTACAGAAGAAACTCAGCAAGACAGAACATCAGCACAAGAACACAGAACGATATAACGAAGACTTAAGAAAGCAG gTTAATAAATTAAGTGCAGAAATCCATGAAcgaaagaagaaagaaaagaacagaacaaatgcTGAGACTCAAACCGATGATTATTCCTGGACGGAATCAG ATTACTACAACTACTACTATGGAGGTTATTACCAGAGCGGAAACGAGCCTTCAGCAGCACAAGAGGATTCAAAGTGTGAAGCCACTCTGGAAAGCCACAAGCCGGCGGAGGCGTGTCCGGATTCTACAGAAAGTGCCCCGGAGAGCAGCAGTGTGGCAGTGGAGGATGGCACTGCCTCCAAATCTGAG GAGACCAATGGCACCTCAATTGCTGACATGATCCGGGCTACGGCTGAAGAAGCAGTGTCTCAGACAGGATTTGTTTTCGATGAAACATCTGGGATGTATTACGACCACAGTACAGGCTTCTACTATGATTCG ACCAGCCAGCTGTACTATGATGCCAACACTGGGATGTATTATTACTATGACGCGGAGAGTGGGCGGTACCAGTTTCACTCTAGAGTGGACATGCAGCCTTATCAGGCCACGGCGGAGTCGAACCATGACAAAAAGGGCAAAAAAAGGAAAGGAACTGAAAAATCTTCTGTGAAAGATAAG AGCCTCAAAGGTGAGACTGAAGCGGGCGAGTGTCAAGGCCGGAAGCTGGAACAGAAGCGAAAGAAGGCCGGCCGCAGGTCCCGTAGCCCAGACCTCTCAGAGGACGGGGAGATCACGGAGGAGAGGGAGTCCCAGAAGGCCCCACAGAGGGTGGGGCGTGACCGCGAGCGCTCCCGTGACTTGAGCAGCGAGAGCGAACCCGAGGAGGGTGAGATTAGAGAGTCTGACAGGGAGCAGGACTCACTCTCCGAGCCGTCTGGCTCTGACGGCTCCGGGTCCGAAGGGGACGGCCCTGAAG CTTTTGAAGAAGCATGGCCACCCTGTGTGAGGGTGACGGTTGTCCGCTCGCCAGTGATGGAGACGGGAACCCTGTACATCATCACCGCTGACACCCCGGCGACCATTGGCAG AGAGAAGGACATGGATCATACCATCCGAATACCTGAAATGGGTGTCAGCAAG TTCCATGCTGAGGTGCGTTTTGACCAGGATCTGCAGTGCTATGTACTGGTGGACCAGGGGAGCCAGAATGGGACCGTTATTAATGGGAACAGGATTCTCCAA CCTAAATCCAAGTCTGATCCCTGTGTACTGGCTCATGGTGATGAGGTCAAGATGGGGGACACCGTCCTGTCCTTCCACATCCACCCAGGAAGTGACACGTGCGACGGCTGTGAGCCCGGCCAGGTCTTCGCTCACCTCAGCCGCCACAGGAGGGAGGAGGCAGGGG GACCAATAATGGGCAAAGAGGACAAAGAATTCCAGAGGCAGAAGGAACTTAAACAGATGAAAGTGAAATATGGCCTGACT AACAGCGAGTACGATGGTACCAAAGCCCTGAAGAACCCCAGGTACAAAGACCGTGCAGAAGAGCGCCGCCAAGTGGTGGGAAGCGAGGGGACCTTCCAAAGAGAAGATGCCCCATCCTCTGTTGATGT ggaAATCAGTGATGCTAACAAAGGACGGAAAATGCTGGAGAAAATGGGCTGGAAGAAGGGTGAAGGGCTTGGGAAGGATGGAGCAGGAATGAAAGATCCG ATTCAGCTTCAGGTCAGGAAGTCACAAGCCGGACTTGGGGTTAACGCCTCTGTATCAGTGGATGACCTGACCTTGCCTAAGTCCAAGAGCAAGAAGAACTGGGAGAAAGCTAGGGAAAGGTTCGCTGACACTTGCCGGACGCCGAGCACCTCTGTTAAGAAAGACCAACACAAGCCGAAGTCGTGGGTTAAAAGTGAAACAAATGAGCCATCAAATAGTATCTGA
- the aggf1 gene encoding angiogenic factor with G patch and FHA domains 1 isoform X2 gives MEVGCHNGEKMATNGDDGSESELTELQAKVKALKKKLKTCKSELHRLQKKLSKTEHQHKNTERYNEDLRKQVNKLSAEIHERKKKEKNRTNAETQTDDYSWTESDYYNYYYGGYYQSGNEPSAAQEDSKCEATLESHKPAEACPDSTESAPESSSVAVEDGTASKSEETNGTSIADMIRATAEEAVSQTGFVFDETSGMYYDHSTGFYYDSTSQLYYDANTGMYYYYDAESGRYQFHSRVDMQPYQATAESNHDKKGKKRKGTEKSSVKDKSLKGETEAGECQGRKLEQKRKKAGRRSRSPDLSEDGEITEERESQKAPQRVGRDRERSRDLSSESEPEEGEIRESDREQDSLSEPSGSDGSGSEGDGPEAFEEAWPPCVRVTVVRSPVMETGTLYIITADTPATIGREKDMDHTIRIPEMGVSKFHAEVRFDQDLQCYVLVDQGSQNGTVINGNRILQPKSKSDPCVLAHGDEVKMGDTVLSFHIHPGSDTCDGCEPGQVFAHLSRHRREEAGGPIMGKEDKEFQRQKELKQMKVKYGLTNSEYDGTKALKNPRYKDRAEERRQVVGSEGTFQREDAPSSVDVEISDANKGRKMLEKMGWKKGEGLGKDGAGMKDPIQLQVRKSQAGLGVNASVSVDDLTLPKSKSKKNWEKARERFADTCRTPSTSVKKDQHKPKSWVKSETNEPSNSI, from the exons ATGGAGGTTGGCTGCCACAACG GTGAAAAAATGGCAACAAATGGAGATGATGGATCAGAGTCAGAGCTCACGGAGCTCCAAGCGAAAGTGAAGGCACTGAAGAAGAAGCTGAAAACTTGTAAAAGTGAGTTACACAGGTTACAGAAGAAACTCAGCAAGACAGAACATCAGCACAAGAACACAGAACGATATAACGAAGACTTAAGAAAGCAG gTTAATAAATTAAGTGCAGAAATCCATGAAcgaaagaagaaagaaaagaacagaacaaatgcTGAGACTCAAACCGATGATTATTCCTGGACGGAATCAG ATTACTACAACTACTACTATGGAGGTTATTACCAGAGCGGAAACGAGCCTTCAGCAGCACAAGAGGATTCAAAGTGTGAAGCCACTCTGGAAAGCCACAAGCCGGCGGAGGCGTGTCCGGATTCTACAGAAAGTGCCCCGGAGAGCAGCAGTGTGGCAGTGGAGGATGGCACTGCCTCCAAATCTGAG GAGACCAATGGCACCTCAATTGCTGACATGATCCGGGCTACGGCTGAAGAAGCAGTGTCTCAGACAGGATTTGTTTTCGATGAAACATCTGGGATGTATTACGACCACAGTACAGGCTTCTACTATGATTCG ACCAGCCAGCTGTACTATGATGCCAACACTGGGATGTATTATTACTATGACGCGGAGAGTGGGCGGTACCAGTTTCACTCTAGAGTGGACATGCAGCCTTATCAGGCCACGGCGGAGTCGAACCATGACAAAAAGGGCAAAAAAAGGAAAGGAACTGAAAAATCTTCTGTGAAAGATAAG AGCCTCAAAGGTGAGACTGAAGCGGGCGAGTGTCAAGGCCGGAAGCTGGAACAGAAGCGAAAGAAGGCCGGCCGCAGGTCCCGTAGCCCAGACCTCTCAGAGGACGGGGAGATCACGGAGGAGAGGGAGTCCCAGAAGGCCCCACAGAGGGTGGGGCGTGACCGCGAGCGCTCCCGTGACTTGAGCAGCGAGAGCGAACCCGAGGAGGGTGAGATTAGAGAGTCTGACAGGGAGCAGGACTCACTCTCCGAGCCGTCTGGCTCTGACGGCTCCGGGTCCGAAGGGGACGGCCCTGAAG CTTTTGAAGAAGCATGGCCACCCTGTGTGAGGGTGACGGTTGTCCGCTCGCCAGTGATGGAGACGGGAACCCTGTACATCATCACCGCTGACACCCCGGCGACCATTGGCAG AGAGAAGGACATGGATCATACCATCCGAATACCTGAAATGGGTGTCAGCAAG TTCCATGCTGAGGTGCGTTTTGACCAGGATCTGCAGTGCTATGTACTGGTGGACCAGGGGAGCCAGAATGGGACCGTTATTAATGGGAACAGGATTCTCCAA CCTAAATCCAAGTCTGATCCCTGTGTACTGGCTCATGGTGATGAGGTCAAGATGGGGGACACCGTCCTGTCCTTCCACATCCACCCAGGAAGTGACACGTGCGACGGCTGTGAGCCCGGCCAGGTCTTCGCTCACCTCAGCCGCCACAGGAGGGAGGAGGCAGGGG GACCAATAATGGGCAAAGAGGACAAAGAATTCCAGAGGCAGAAGGAACTTAAACAGATGAAAGTGAAATATGGCCTGACT AACAGCGAGTACGATGGTACCAAAGCCCTGAAGAACCCCAGGTACAAAGACCGTGCAGAAGAGCGCCGCCAAGTGGTGGGAAGCGAGGGGACCTTCCAAAGAGAAGATGCCCCATCCTCTGTTGATGT ggaAATCAGTGATGCTAACAAAGGACGGAAAATGCTGGAGAAAATGGGCTGGAAGAAGGGTGAAGGGCTTGGGAAGGATGGAGCAGGAATGAAAGATCCG ATTCAGCTTCAGGTCAGGAAGTCACAAGCCGGACTTGGGGTTAACGCCTCTGTATCAGTGGATGACCTGACCTTGCCTAAGTCCAAGAGCAAGAAGAACTGGGAGAAAGCTAGGGAAAGGTTCGCTGACACTTGCCGGACGCCGAGCACCTCTGTTAAGAAAGACCAACACAAGCCGAAGTCGTGGGTTAAAAGTGAAACAAATGAGCCATCAAATAGTATCTGA
- the aggf1 gene encoding angiogenic factor with G patch and FHA domains 1 isoform X1, whose translation MYMCMLRIRGEKMATNGDDGSESELTELQAKVKALKKKLKTCKSELHRLQKKLSKTEHQHKNTERYNEDLRKQVNKLSAEIHERKKKEKNRTNAETQTDDYSWTESDYYNYYYGGYYQSGNEPSAAQEDSKCEATLESHKPAEACPDSTESAPESSSVAVEDGTASKSEETNGTSIADMIRATAEEAVSQTGFVFDETSGMYYDHSTGFYYDSTSQLYYDANTGMYYYYDAESGRYQFHSRVDMQPYQATAESNHDKKGKKRKGTEKSSVKDKSLKGETEAGECQGRKLEQKRKKAGRRSRSPDLSEDGEITEERESQKAPQRVGRDRERSRDLSSESEPEEGEIRESDREQDSLSEPSGSDGSGSEGDGPEAFEEAWPPCVRVTVVRSPVMETGTLYIITADTPATIGREKDMDHTIRIPEMGVSKFHAEVRFDQDLQCYVLVDQGSQNGTVINGNRILQPKSKSDPCVLAHGDEVKMGDTVLSFHIHPGSDTCDGCEPGQVFAHLSRHRREEAGGPIMGKEDKEFQRQKELKQMKVKYGLTNSEYDGTKALKNPRYKDRAEERRQVVGSEGTFQREDAPSSVDVEISDANKGRKMLEKMGWKKGEGLGKDGAGMKDPIQLQVRKSQAGLGVNASVSVDDLTLPKSKSKKNWEKARERFADTCRTPSTSVKKDQHKPKSWVKSETNEPSNSI comes from the exons ATGTACATGTGTATGTTAAGAATACGAG GTGAAAAAATGGCAACAAATGGAGATGATGGATCAGAGTCAGAGCTCACGGAGCTCCAAGCGAAAGTGAAGGCACTGAAGAAGAAGCTGAAAACTTGTAAAAGTGAGTTACACAGGTTACAGAAGAAACTCAGCAAGACAGAACATCAGCACAAGAACACAGAACGATATAACGAAGACTTAAGAAAGCAG gTTAATAAATTAAGTGCAGAAATCCATGAAcgaaagaagaaagaaaagaacagaacaaatgcTGAGACTCAAACCGATGATTATTCCTGGACGGAATCAG ATTACTACAACTACTACTATGGAGGTTATTACCAGAGCGGAAACGAGCCTTCAGCAGCACAAGAGGATTCAAAGTGTGAAGCCACTCTGGAAAGCCACAAGCCGGCGGAGGCGTGTCCGGATTCTACAGAAAGTGCCCCGGAGAGCAGCAGTGTGGCAGTGGAGGATGGCACTGCCTCCAAATCTGAG GAGACCAATGGCACCTCAATTGCTGACATGATCCGGGCTACGGCTGAAGAAGCAGTGTCTCAGACAGGATTTGTTTTCGATGAAACATCTGGGATGTATTACGACCACAGTACAGGCTTCTACTATGATTCG ACCAGCCAGCTGTACTATGATGCCAACACTGGGATGTATTATTACTATGACGCGGAGAGTGGGCGGTACCAGTTTCACTCTAGAGTGGACATGCAGCCTTATCAGGCCACGGCGGAGTCGAACCATGACAAAAAGGGCAAAAAAAGGAAAGGAACTGAAAAATCTTCTGTGAAAGATAAG AGCCTCAAAGGTGAGACTGAAGCGGGCGAGTGTCAAGGCCGGAAGCTGGAACAGAAGCGAAAGAAGGCCGGCCGCAGGTCCCGTAGCCCAGACCTCTCAGAGGACGGGGAGATCACGGAGGAGAGGGAGTCCCAGAAGGCCCCACAGAGGGTGGGGCGTGACCGCGAGCGCTCCCGTGACTTGAGCAGCGAGAGCGAACCCGAGGAGGGTGAGATTAGAGAGTCTGACAGGGAGCAGGACTCACTCTCCGAGCCGTCTGGCTCTGACGGCTCCGGGTCCGAAGGGGACGGCCCTGAAG CTTTTGAAGAAGCATGGCCACCCTGTGTGAGGGTGACGGTTGTCCGCTCGCCAGTGATGGAGACGGGAACCCTGTACATCATCACCGCTGACACCCCGGCGACCATTGGCAG AGAGAAGGACATGGATCATACCATCCGAATACCTGAAATGGGTGTCAGCAAG TTCCATGCTGAGGTGCGTTTTGACCAGGATCTGCAGTGCTATGTACTGGTGGACCAGGGGAGCCAGAATGGGACCGTTATTAATGGGAACAGGATTCTCCAA CCTAAATCCAAGTCTGATCCCTGTGTACTGGCTCATGGTGATGAGGTCAAGATGGGGGACACCGTCCTGTCCTTCCACATCCACCCAGGAAGTGACACGTGCGACGGCTGTGAGCCCGGCCAGGTCTTCGCTCACCTCAGCCGCCACAGGAGGGAGGAGGCAGGGG GACCAATAATGGGCAAAGAGGACAAAGAATTCCAGAGGCAGAAGGAACTTAAACAGATGAAAGTGAAATATGGCCTGACT AACAGCGAGTACGATGGTACCAAAGCCCTGAAGAACCCCAGGTACAAAGACCGTGCAGAAGAGCGCCGCCAAGTGGTGGGAAGCGAGGGGACCTTCCAAAGAGAAGATGCCCCATCCTCTGTTGATGT ggaAATCAGTGATGCTAACAAAGGACGGAAAATGCTGGAGAAAATGGGCTGGAAGAAGGGTGAAGGGCTTGGGAAGGATGGAGCAGGAATGAAAGATCCG ATTCAGCTTCAGGTCAGGAAGTCACAAGCCGGACTTGGGGTTAACGCCTCTGTATCAGTGGATGACCTGACCTTGCCTAAGTCCAAGAGCAAGAAGAACTGGGAGAAAGCTAGGGAAAGGTTCGCTGACACTTGCCGGACGCCGAGCACCTCTGTTAAGAAAGACCAACACAAGCCGAAGTCGTGGGTTAAAAGTGAAACAAATGAGCCATCAAATAGTATCTGA